The Rhizobium leguminosarum genome includes a region encoding these proteins:
- a CDS encoding Atu4866 domain-containing protein produces MRRIFKSPLLRFFTAVTLVGAATSSFGADTVKHRETQQQQTSENRMQQHPYVGMWVTDDGRVRHELLPNGRYDEARGSRESAYRGRYEVTGSHIEYWDDTGFTADGDFVDGNTLHHGGMVLRRK; encoded by the coding sequence ATGCGAAGGATTTTCAAAAGCCCCCTCCTGCGGTTTTTCACGGCGGTGACCCTGGTTGGCGCGGCGACCAGTTCGTTCGGCGCCGATACCGTGAAGCACCGAGAAACTCAGCAGCAACAAACAAGCGAGAACAGAATGCAGCAACATCCCTATGTCGGCATGTGGGTTACGGATGATGGCCGCGTCCGCCACGAACTTCTGCCCAATGGCCGCTACGACGAAGCCCGCGGCAGCCGGGAAAGCGCCTACCGGGGACGCTACGAAGTCACCGGAAGCCACATCGAATATTGGGATGACACGGGCTTCACGGCCGACGGCGATTTCGTCGATGGCAATACCCTCCACCACGGCGGCATGGTGCTTCGGCGCAAATGA
- a CDS encoding LysR family transcriptional regulator, translating to MVDDLEGISVFLAVAEARNFRLAGERLGVTRSAVSQALQRLEDRVGVALVQRTTRSVSLTEAGQVFFDAVRPSVRQVKDAMQTVREMQARPSGLLRITVSSIAENFLSGTLLAGFMEACPDIKLDITITDDEFDIVEAGFDAGVRLGEVIEQDMIAISVSEEQRQCAAASCSYLERRGHPRHPRELQNHACIGWRPRPDTAPYRWEFTENDRDFDVSVDPTVTTNDMGMMIRMACAGAGITFGMVETFQSYIDRGELVPLLEDFCPPFPGFYLYYPRRQRQPLKLRALVDYVRRSGKG from the coding sequence ATGGTCGATGATCTCGAAGGCATTTCGGTTTTTCTTGCGGTGGCGGAGGCGCGCAACTTTCGGCTCGCCGGCGAGCGGCTCGGCGTCACCCGCTCCGCCGTCAGCCAGGCCCTGCAGCGCCTGGAGGATCGAGTCGGCGTCGCCCTGGTCCAGCGCACGACGCGCAGCGTCAGCCTGACCGAAGCCGGCCAAGTGTTCTTCGACGCGGTTCGCCCATCGGTCCGCCAGGTCAAGGATGCGATGCAGACAGTGCGGGAAATGCAGGCGCGCCCGAGCGGCCTGCTGCGGATCACCGTGTCCTCGATCGCCGAGAACTTCCTGTCCGGCACCTTGCTGGCCGGCTTCATGGAAGCCTGCCCTGACATCAAACTCGATATCACCATCACCGATGACGAATTCGATATCGTCGAGGCCGGCTTCGATGCGGGTGTCCGGCTCGGCGAAGTGATCGAACAGGATATGATCGCGATTTCAGTCTCCGAAGAGCAGCGACAATGCGCGGCCGCATCCTGCAGCTATCTCGAGCGCCGCGGCCATCCCCGCCACCCCCGCGAACTGCAGAACCATGCCTGCATCGGATGGCGGCCACGCCCGGATACGGCGCCTTACCGCTGGGAGTTCACCGAAAACGATCGCGACTTCGACGTCTCCGTCGATCCCACCGTCACGACCAACGACATGGGAATGATGATCCGCATGGCCTGCGCAGGAGCCGGCATCACCTTCGGCATGGTGGAGACCTTCCAGTCCTATATCGACCGCGGGGAACTCGTGCCGCTGCTGGAGGATTTCTGTCCACCCTTTCCGGGCTTCTATCTCTACTACCCCAGGCGTCAGAGGCAGCCGCTGAAGCTGCGCGCATTGGTGGATTATGTCCGCAGGTCGGGTAAGGGTTAG
- a CDS encoding AbrB/MazE/SpoVT family DNA-binding domain-containing protein, whose protein sequence is MAHSENLIATVSTKGQIILPKTIRQRREWEAGTRLVVEETPEGVLLKRLPAFAPTRPDGVFGMLPFGGEPKTLEEMEAGMLAEARRRDGPEFADDI, encoded by the coding sequence ATGGCTCACTCCGAAAACCTTATTGCAACGGTCTCGACCAAAGGGCAGATCATTCTCCCAAAAACGATCCGCCAGCGGCGGGAGTGGGAGGCTGGAACGCGTCTCGTTGTCGAGGAAACCCCGGAAGGCGTGCTTCTGAAGCGGCTCCCTGCCTTTGCGCCGACGCGGCCTGATGGTGTGTTCGGCATGCTTCCCTTCGGCGGCGAGCCGAAAACTCTGGAAGAGATGGAAGCCGGCATGTTGGCCGAGGCCCGCCGCCGTGACGGCCCCGAATTCGCAGACGACATCTAA
- a CDS encoding LysR family transcriptional regulator encodes MKQNFTVRQAALDGVEAFLSVAQHRSFRRAAADLGVTPSAISQAVRALEERVGAVLFIRTTRSVGLTEAGERFLMRAKPAFEELVAASEVARDLGQRPAGLLRLTVPPAVVPILLEPLIASFCQAFPEIEVEVAVNEELVDIAAEGFDAGIRLGQFIAADMVAVRLTPPFPLVVVGSPEYLRRRGRPERIDDLRQHACIRIRRSNGSIAPWSFVSGKKPIEAVVSGPLIAHDFPTMLGAAVEDMGLAQVPEPIAAGSVKAGKLVRVLEAFAPMAPGVSLYYPSRHQVMPKLRAFIDHVKGRADAADKTRVDIDDK; translated from the coding sequence ATGAAGCAGAACTTCACAGTCAGGCAAGCCGCGCTCGACGGCGTTGAGGCGTTTTTAAGCGTTGCCCAGCACCGTAGTTTTCGCAGAGCAGCCGCGGACCTCGGGGTAACCCCTTCGGCAATCAGCCAGGCCGTCCGCGCTCTCGAGGAGCGTGTCGGCGCAGTGCTCTTCATCCGCACGACGCGCAGTGTCGGCCTGACCGAAGCCGGCGAGCGGTTCCTTATGCGCGCAAAGCCCGCCTTCGAGGAACTGGTCGCCGCAAGCGAGGTTGCGCGTGACCTCGGGCAGCGACCGGCCGGCCTATTGCGCCTCACGGTGCCGCCGGCAGTGGTGCCGATCCTGCTGGAGCCACTGATTGCATCCTTCTGCCAGGCCTTTCCCGAGATCGAGGTGGAGGTCGCCGTAAATGAGGAACTGGTCGATATCGCCGCCGAAGGATTTGACGCCGGCATCCGGCTCGGCCAGTTCATCGCAGCCGATATGGTCGCGGTCCGGCTGACGCCGCCGTTCCCGCTGGTGGTCGTCGGCAGTCCCGAATATCTGCGCCGGAGAGGGCGGCCCGAGCGTATCGACGATCTGCGTCAGCATGCCTGCATCCGCATTCGCCGCTCGAACGGCTCAATCGCGCCGTGGTCGTTTGTCAGCGGCAAAAAGCCGATCGAGGCTGTTGTCTCCGGGCCGCTGATCGCCCACGACTTTCCCACCATGCTGGGAGCGGCCGTCGAAGATATGGGGCTTGCGCAGGTGCCGGAGCCAATCGCCGCCGGATCCGTGAAGGCGGGAAAACTCGTTCGCGTCCTGGAGGCGTTCGCGCCGATGGCGCCGGGTGTGTCCCTCTACTATCCCAGCCGTCATCAAGTGATGCCGAAGCTGCGGGCCTTCATCGATCACGTGAAAGGCCGGGCGGACGCTGCCGACAAAACCAGAGTTGACATCGATGACAAGTAA
- a CDS encoding DEAD/DEAH box helicase, with translation MSCNSTYLLDQETDHGVKADELAALLDELFADPEAKAVVFSQWTRTHDIVIRRLEARGIGYVSLHGGVPSEKRPALVERFRNDPTCRVFLSTDAGSTGLNLQNASTLVNMDLPWNPAILEQRIARIHRIGQARPVRVINFVSKGTIEEGMLSVLAFKRSLSAGILDGGLGEISLGGSRLNRFMKEVENVTGSMGEGEAVTPAEEVSNFVIADDAGSADDLKAGVERDAGAKTAARTEAAGAPLPHAASDPWQALAQIGAQVVAALAAANDSDATAHPWVERDSATGARSLKIPLPPPETAAQLANALSALADSLRGRIA, from the coding sequence ATGTCGTGCAACAGCACCTATCTCCTGGACCAGGAGACCGATCACGGGGTCAAGGCGGACGAACTGGCGGCGCTACTGGACGAATTGTTCGCCGACCCCGAAGCCAAGGCGGTCGTGTTCTCCCAATGGACCCGCACCCACGATATCGTCATCCGCCGCCTCGAAGCGCGCGGAATCGGCTATGTCAGCCTCCATGGCGGCGTGCCGTCGGAAAAACGCCCGGCGCTGGTCGAGCGGTTTCGCAACGACCCCACGTGCCGCGTGTTCCTATCCACCGATGCCGGCAGCACGGGGCTCAATCTGCAGAATGCCTCGACGCTGGTGAACATGGATCTGCCGTGGAACCCGGCGATTCTCGAACAACGCATCGCCCGCATCCATCGCATCGGCCAGGCGCGGCCGGTGCGGGTCATCAATTTCGTCTCAAAAGGCACCATCGAAGAGGGCATGCTTTCGGTTCTGGCATTCAAGCGCTCTCTGTCTGCTGGAATTCTCGACGGCGGTCTTGGCGAGATTTCGCTCGGCGGCTCGCGCCTCAACCGCTTCATGAAAGAGGTGGAGAACGTCACCGGAAGCATGGGTGAAGGTGAGGCCGTGACACCGGCCGAGGAAGTGTCGAACTTCGTCATCGCCGATGACGCTGGATCCGCCGACGATCTCAAGGCCGGTGTCGAGCGAGACGCGGGAGCCAAAACGGCCGCGCGCACCGAAGCCGCCGGAGCGCCGCTGCCCCATGCCGCTTCCGATCCATGGCAAGCCCTGGCTCAGATCGGCGCGCAGGTTGTTGCCGCCTTGGCTGCGGCCAATGATTCCGATGCAACGGCGCATCCCTGGGTAGAGCGTGATTCGGCCACAGGTGCGCGGAGCCTGAAGATACCGCTTCCGCCGCCGGAAACCGCGGCGCAACTCGCCAATGCTCTTTCCGCGCTCGCCGACAGCCTGCGGGGCAGGATTGCGTGA
- a CDS encoding helix-turn-helix domain-containing protein — protein MLDDVFPVPARALIRQGGRACFYRLVNTSPLLIQVQSGTKIVMADDKALRLEAGAYGLLPDYRPLTMENIPKAPQKYQTLALPVPRPLFEEAYIRMGSIAVPSRPVPAGTSDLPEEAAALFDYCCQPGNLTRLPGSIAKARLIELITWFALGGAVLGQCQSPRLEDRLRQMIESDPAFDWTLGHAARSFNMSEATLRRKLAAESTGFSEILSDTRMNRALGLIQTTTLPMAQVALEVGYDSPSQFAARFKERFGVNPRHVRSGSERFERIGAEVEHRGADALAQ, from the coding sequence ATGCTCGACGACGTCTTTCCCGTTCCGGCCAGGGCCTTGATCCGTCAGGGTGGGCGGGCCTGTTTTTATCGCCTCGTCAATACGAGCCCCTTGTTGATACAGGTGCAATCGGGAACGAAGATCGTCATGGCCGATGACAAGGCTTTGCGCCTCGAAGCCGGCGCCTATGGCTTGCTGCCAGACTATCGCCCGTTGACGATGGAGAACATTCCTAAGGCGCCGCAGAAGTATCAGACCCTGGCGCTTCCTGTTCCGCGACCGCTGTTCGAGGAAGCCTATATCAGGATGGGATCGATCGCCGTTCCATCGAGGCCTGTCCCGGCAGGCACCTCGGACCTGCCGGAGGAAGCAGCGGCATTGTTCGACTATTGCTGTCAGCCCGGCAATTTGACGAGGCTTCCCGGCTCCATTGCCAAGGCTCGTTTGATCGAACTCATCACCTGGTTTGCGCTCGGCGGAGCGGTGCTGGGTCAATGCCAAAGTCCTCGGCTCGAGGACCGGCTGCGGCAGATGATTGAAAGCGATCCGGCCTTTGATTGGACGCTGGGCCATGCGGCCCGCTCGTTCAACATGAGTGAAGCGACGCTCAGGCGGAAGCTCGCCGCCGAAAGTACCGGCTTCAGTGAGATCTTGAGCGATACAAGGATGAACCGCGCCTTGGGGCTCATCCAGACGACGACCCTGCCGATGGCGCAGGTTGCGCTTGAAGTCGGCTACGACTCCCCTTCTCAATTCGCGGCGCGGTTCAAGGAGCGGTTTGGCGTCAATCCGCGCCATGTACGTAGTGGTTCCGAGCGTTTTGAGCGGATCGGGGCAGAAGTTGAGCATCGCGGGGCAGATGCGCTTGCGCAATGA
- a CDS encoding YbhB/YbcL family Raf kinase inhibitor-like protein gives MRFITAVLLATSVLGATAAQAEMKLTSKDLVAGKSMADAQVFNSFGCAGKNISPELTWSGAPEATKSFAIMAYDPDAPTGSGWWHWSVFNIPADASKVATGASGDKKLPAGAVEGHTDFGMSGYGGACPPAGDQPHHYQFTVYALSVDKLPLPETAPAAMVGFYVRANTLAKASVEVTYGR, from the coding sequence ATGCGTTTCATCACAGCAGTACTTCTCGCTACGTCCGTCTTGGGCGCGACGGCCGCACAGGCCGAAATGAAGCTCACCTCGAAGGATCTGGTCGCCGGCAAGTCCATGGCCGACGCGCAGGTCTTCAACAGCTTCGGCTGCGCCGGCAAGAACATCTCGCCGGAACTGACCTGGTCGGGTGCGCCTGAGGCGACCAAGAGCTTCGCCATCATGGCTTACGATCCGGATGCTCCCACAGGCTCGGGCTGGTGGCACTGGTCGGTGTTCAACATTCCCGCAGATGCCTCGAAAGTTGCCACTGGCGCAAGCGGTGACAAAAAGCTTCCCGCAGGCGCTGTCGAAGGTCACACGGATTTTGGCATGTCTGGATATGGCGGCGCATGCCCGCCGGCGGGTGATCAGCCGCACCACTACCAGTTCACCGTCTACGCACTCTCGGTGGACAAGCTCCCGCTTCCCGAGACCGCCCCGGCTGCCATGGTTGGCTTCTATGTCAGGGCCAATACGCTTGCCAAGGCCTCCGTTGAGGTCACCTACGGCCGCTGA
- a CDS encoding YybH family protein: MTEDAIFMVPGREPFGREVFEAAASSANAAQIDGTNEIVEIQVFGNWAFTRNRLNLTVKQPGGEPILRSGYTLTLFRKEAGRWRLARDANLLTAAQ, from the coding sequence ATGACCGAGGACGCGATCTTCATGGTTCCCGGCCGTGAGCCGTTCGGCCGAGAGGTGTTCGAGGCGGCGGCGAGTAGCGCGAATGCCGCACAGATCGATGGGACAAACGAGATCGTCGAGATCCAGGTATTTGGTAACTGGGCATTCACCCGCAATCGTCTCAACTTGACGGTCAAGCAGCCTGGGGGCGAGCCAATTCTGCGGAGCGGATACACCCTCACCCTGTTTCGCAAGGAGGCCGGTCGTTGGCGGCTGGCGCGCGATGCAAACCTTTTGACAGCGGCTCAGTAG
- a CDS encoding AraC family transcriptional regulator, with amino-acid sequence MTAALRNYHQRMQRVLDYIDRHLDDDLDLDVLSGVAAFSKFHFHRQFTAIFGLSVHRYIQLARMKRASYRLAYRDEERVTDIAMDAGYDAPDAFARAFRQRFGQSPSSFRKSPDWEPWLAAFGPLDNARSKLMQKTFTADDVIIRNVLTTPVAIMEHRGDPATLGATIQRFIAWRKAAGLHPGISPTFNIWRSERRPQSPADYSVDLCVGISQPIEANGEEIKAGEIPGGRCAVLRVVGNTDNLEPAALYLYRDWLPASGEEARNFPIYCQRLSFFPEVAEHEAVAELFLPLK; translated from the coding sequence ATGACCGCAGCGCTTCGGAACTATCATCAGCGGATGCAGCGAGTGCTGGACTATATCGACCGGCACCTCGATGACGATCTCGATCTTGACGTTCTGAGCGGTGTCGCGGCCTTCTCGAAGTTTCATTTCCACCGGCAGTTTACGGCGATCTTCGGATTGTCCGTGCATCGCTATATCCAGCTTGCTCGCATGAAGCGCGCTTCATACCGGTTGGCCTACAGGGACGAAGAACGCGTCACCGATATAGCGATGGATGCCGGCTACGATGCGCCGGATGCCTTCGCCCGCGCCTTTCGGCAACGCTTCGGGCAATCGCCTTCGTCGTTTCGGAAGTCTCCCGACTGGGAGCCGTGGCTTGCCGCCTTCGGGCCTCTCGACAATGCAAGGAGCAAGCTCATGCAGAAGACTTTTACCGCTGACGACGTGATAATTCGCAATGTGCTCACCACGCCGGTGGCGATCATGGAGCATCGGGGCGACCCGGCGACGCTCGGTGCTACCATCCAGCGGTTCATCGCCTGGCGCAAGGCCGCTGGCCTGCACCCCGGGATAAGTCCGACCTTCAACATCTGGCGTTCCGAGCGGCGTCCTCAGTCGCCTGCCGATTATAGCGTGGACCTTTGTGTCGGGATCAGCCAACCAATCGAGGCGAACGGCGAAGAGATCAAAGCAGGCGAGATCCCTGGTGGACGCTGCGCGGTGCTGCGTGTCGTCGGCAACACCGACAATCTGGAGCCCGCCGCGCTCTACCTTTATCGCGACTGGCTTCCGGCCAGCGGCGAGGAAGCACGCAACTTCCCGATCTATTGCCAACGGCTGAGCTTCTTCCCGGAGGTGGCGGAGCATGAGGCGGTGGCGGAGCTGTTTCTGCCGCTGAAATAG
- a CDS encoding dihydrofolate reductase family protein yields MAKLVFGMNQSLDGYVDHMAFGPSPTLFRHFIEEAQRQAGGIYGRQMYEVMRYWDDEHPEWDAERQAFAAAWRNQPKWVVSRTLKSVGPNARLVGEDLEAAIRELKAERDGEIEVAGPNLAQSLTELGLIDEYRIYLHPVVLGHGKPYFAGPRPPLRLMAHDRIGEDVIRLTYVPA; encoded by the coding sequence ATGGCTAAGCTTGTGTTCGGAATGAACCAGTCCCTGGACGGCTACGTCGATCATATGGCGTTTGGGCCAAGCCCGACGCTCTTCCGCCACTTCATCGAAGAGGCTCAGCGGCAGGCGGGCGGTATCTACGGTCGCCAGATGTATGAGGTCATGCGTTACTGGGACGACGAACATCCTGAATGGGATGCAGAGCGACAGGCTTTCGCGGCGGCGTGGCGGAACCAGCCGAAGTGGGTCGTCTCGCGCACGTTGAAGTCGGTCGGTCCCAATGCCAGGCTTGTTGGGGAAGATCTTGAGGCCGCAATCCGCGAGCTGAAGGCGGAACGCGACGGGGAGATCGAAGTTGCCGGCCCCAATTTGGCGCAAAGCCTCACCGAACTTGGCCTGATCGATGAGTATCGCATCTACCTGCACCCCGTCGTGCTCGGTCACGGCAAGCCATATTTCGCCGGACCCCGGCCGCCGCTCCGCCTGATGGCTCATGACCGGATTGGCGAGGATGTGATCAGGTTGACCTACGTTCCGGCTTGA
- a CDS encoding hydrolase, with translation MTFRNGLASLLRPEDSVLVLIDHQPYQLANLNSHDPHAVVNNSTALAKAARAFGVPTILTSVIADRGGLIFPQITDVFPGQEVIDRTFINTWEDRKVVDAVKATGRKQLIIAGLWTEVCVAMPVIQALGEGWDVTVITDASGGTSVEAHEVAIQRMIAAGANMMTWLALASEWQRDWARTEHAAELTEVLKQHAAGSGIAYLWEQQLLNTPVPRA, from the coding sequence ATGACCTTTCGTAATGGCCTTGCTTCGCTTCTTCGTCCCGAAGATTCGGTACTCGTTTTGATCGACCACCAGCCTTACCAGCTCGCGAACCTGAACAGCCACGATCCGCATGCAGTGGTCAACAACTCGACGGCCCTGGCGAAGGCCGCCAGGGCTTTCGGTGTTCCCACCATCCTGACGAGCGTGATCGCCGATCGGGGCGGTCTGATCTTCCCGCAAATCACCGATGTCTTCCCGGGCCAAGAGGTGATCGACCGGACGTTCATCAACACCTGGGAAGACAGGAAGGTCGTGGACGCGGTCAAAGCGACCGGCCGCAAGCAGCTGATCATCGCCGGCCTGTGGACCGAGGTATGCGTCGCGATGCCGGTGATCCAGGCGCTCGGCGAAGGCTGGGACGTGACTGTCATCACCGACGCGTCGGGCGGCACTTCGGTCGAGGCCCACGAGGTCGCCATCCAGCGCATGATCGCGGCTGGCGCGAACATGATGACCTGGCTGGCGCTGGCGTCCGAATGGCAGCGCGACTGGGCCCGGACCGAGCACGCGGCAGAGTTGACTGAGGTACTCAAGCAGCATGCCGCTGGCAGCGGTATCGCGTATCTCTGGGAGCAGCAGCTGCTCAACACGCCTGTGCCTAGAGCATGA
- a CDS encoding LysR family transcriptional regulator encodes MDIEELQTFVEVADAGGVSPAALRLGVSKSIVSRRLSRLEAELGVQLLARTTRGAALTEAGATFRDYAARVCAEIDVAKETILPAGDLRGRLRVAVPLSFGQTHFAPILAEMARRHPQLHIHTCYSDRFVDLITEGYDCAIRVGYLQDSNLIARRVGPIYGKFVASPDYIKAHGSPETPEELVAHEALMQGTEAWQLMDGDKIITVRPQGRFKADNGTALVAAAAAGLGIAYLPDCLTHEFIASGALVPVMTHYPPPPAGAYVIRPPGQHPARKIRVLTELLIEYCEPAPHFAGVGR; translated from the coding sequence ATGGACATCGAAGAACTGCAGACCTTCGTGGAAGTGGCTGATGCCGGGGGAGTTTCGCCGGCCGCGCTCCGGCTTGGCGTCTCCAAGTCAATCGTCAGTCGGCGGCTCTCCCGGCTTGAAGCGGAACTTGGTGTCCAGCTTCTTGCACGGACCACCCGGGGCGCCGCTCTCACGGAAGCAGGGGCCACGTTCCGAGATTATGCAGCGAGAGTCTGCGCCGAGATCGACGTGGCGAAGGAAACGATCCTACCCGCCGGTGACCTTCGCGGCCGCTTGCGAGTTGCCGTGCCGCTTTCCTTCGGCCAGACTCACTTCGCTCCCATCCTCGCGGAAATGGCGCGCCGCCACCCCCAGCTCCACATCCACACCTGCTACAGTGATCGCTTCGTCGATCTCATCACAGAGGGTTATGATTGTGCGATCCGGGTTGGCTATCTTCAGGACTCCAACTTGATCGCAAGACGCGTCGGACCGATCTATGGGAAGTTCGTCGCAAGCCCGGACTACATCAAGGCGCATGGGTCTCCGGAGACGCCGGAGGAACTCGTCGCTCACGAGGCCCTCATGCAGGGTACCGAAGCCTGGCAACTCATGGATGGCGACAAGATCATCACGGTTCGTCCGCAGGGGCGCTTTAAGGCCGACAACGGCACTGCTCTCGTCGCCGCCGCGGCAGCAGGACTCGGGATCGCTTACCTGCCCGATTGCCTTACCCATGAATTTATAGCCTCCGGCGCGCTTGTGCCGGTCATGACGCATTATCCACCACCCCCGGCAGGTGCATATGTCATCCGCCCGCCAGGTCAGCATCCCGCACGGAAGATACGGGTCCTCACCGAATTGCTGATTGAGTATTGCGAACCGGCTCCGCACTTTGCAGGTGTCGGTCGCTAG
- a CDS encoding LysR family transcriptional regulator: MIARTAVRRVRYWLGRRTGWWDDIRYFLAVARGGSVRAAAEGLGVYHSTVLRRIAQLEERLGAQMFEKLPSGYRLTAAGDEVLELANQMEASSHQLETRVFGRDQSVRGLLRVTLAPTLATHLLMPDLADFARQHPDIEMYIVSSGELANLTNREADVAIRVVYDRKTLPLNLHALKGPELFSGVYMSRDQLAAWRAGAPDPTRWIVISMFGVPDWASEGEVRTTGVPFRTTDGEAQIVAVRQGLGMTTLPCFVGDADPLLVRVPGTDLHMHGTLWLLTQGETRKTKRVRLFTEFVSGRLAAYAPLLAGLSISRD, from the coding sequence ATGATTGCCCGTACTGCTGTACGACGCGTTAGATACTGGCTTGGGAGGCGCACCGGGTGGTGGGATGACATTCGCTACTTTCTTGCCGTGGCGCGCGGAGGCTCGGTGCGGGCTGCCGCCGAGGGCCTCGGGGTATATCACTCGACCGTGCTGCGACGCATCGCACAGCTCGAGGAACGGCTCGGGGCGCAGATGTTCGAAAAGCTGCCTTCGGGCTACCGCCTGACGGCTGCAGGCGACGAGGTCCTCGAGCTCGCGAACCAGATGGAAGCGTCGTCGCACCAGCTGGAGACGCGCGTCTTCGGGCGCGACCAGAGCGTGCGCGGGCTGCTGCGGGTGACGTTGGCACCGACCCTTGCGACGCACCTGCTTATGCCTGATCTCGCCGATTTCGCGCGTCAGCATCCTGATATCGAGATGTACATCGTGTCGTCCGGCGAGCTGGCAAATCTGACCAACCGAGAGGCCGATGTCGCGATCCGCGTCGTCTACGACCGCAAAACCCTGCCGCTCAATCTTCACGCCCTGAAGGGACCGGAGCTGTTCAGCGGTGTCTACATGTCTCGCGATCAACTGGCCGCGTGGCGTGCGGGTGCGCCGGATCCCACCCGGTGGATCGTCATAAGCATGTTTGGTGTCCCGGACTGGGCCAGCGAGGGCGAGGTTCGCACCACGGGGGTTCCGTTCAGGACCACGGACGGCGAGGCGCAGATCGTTGCAGTACGGCAAGGGCTCGGGATGACGACCCTGCCGTGCTTCGTCGGGGATGCCGACCCCCTGCTGGTGAGGGTGCCGGGCACCGATCTCCACATGCATGGAACGCTCTGGCTTCTCACACAGGGGGAGACACGCAAGACGAAGCGCGTCCGGCTCTTCACGGAGTTCGTATCCGGCAGGCTCGCCGCGTACGCTCCGCTTCTCGCGGGGCTATCCATATCGCGCGACTGA
- a CDS encoding SDR family NAD(P)-dependent oxidoreductase codes for MGKLEAKVAVITGGSSGMALASAKRFVEEGAYVFITGRRQESLDEAVKLIGRNVTGVRGDASNLDDLDRLFDIVKRERGKIDILYASAGTGEAVPLGEITEQHFDATFNLNTRGTLFTVQKALPLFNDGGSIFMTGSVASLKGFPGYSVYAASKAALHAFARGWLNELKGRNIRVNVLHPGPIATPMQDQVLTEEAKQMFESLIPRGKMGRPEEIAAVALFLASDDSSFVNGMELNVDGGFSAI; via the coding sequence ATGGGAAAGCTTGAAGCTAAGGTTGCAGTCATCACGGGTGGGTCGAGCGGCATGGCGCTGGCGAGCGCCAAGCGGTTCGTTGAAGAAGGCGCCTATGTTTTCATCACGGGCCGGAGACAGGAATCGCTGGACGAGGCCGTCAAGCTGATCGGCCGGAATGTAACCGGCGTGCGCGGCGACGCGTCCAATCTCGACGACCTCGACCGCCTGTTCGATATAGTCAAACGGGAAAGGGGTAAGATCGACATCCTGTACGCGAGCGCCGGCACGGGCGAAGCCGTCCCACTGGGCGAGATAACCGAGCAGCATTTCGACGCGACCTTCAACCTGAATACGCGGGGCACGCTGTTTACGGTTCAGAAGGCGCTGCCGCTGTTCAACGATGGCGGATCGATCTTCATGACCGGGTCAGTTGCTTCGCTGAAAGGTTTTCCTGGTTACAGCGTGTATGCGGCGAGCAAGGCGGCGCTGCACGCGTTCGCACGCGGATGGCTCAACGAACTCAAGGGCAGGAATATCCGGGTGAACGTGCTGCACCCAGGGCCGATCGCCACACCGATGCAGGACCAAGTTCTCACCGAGGAGGCGAAGCAAATGTTCGAATCCCTGATCCCGCGGGGAAAGATGGGTCGTCCCGAGGAAATTGCGGCGGTCGCGCTGTTTCTTGCTTCAGACGATTCAAGCTTCGTGAATGGGATGGAGTTGAATGTCGACGGCGGCTTTTCGGCCATCTGA
- a CDS encoding NADPH-dependent F420 reductase, whose protein sequence is MSYAIVGFGKIGQALAHAFARKNIEVTVASRRPPEALAPQARAIGPRVVARSLRDALEADTIILEVPFGEHREVAKALPSWEGKTVIDATNAFPVPEELDGLPSSAFVAKAFIGAKLVKGFNHLIAATLAADPIVEGGHRVVFLSSDDEDATAPVAALAKQLGFAPVELGKLNEGGALVHARGRTWGQLIFQDLFKKEQ, encoded by the coding sequence ATGAGCTATGCGATTGTAGGATTCGGCAAGATAGGCCAGGCCCTCGCCCATGCCTTCGCCCGTAAAAACATCGAGGTGACCGTCGCGAGTCGCCGGCCGCCCGAGGCGCTGGCGCCGCAGGCTCGGGCGATTGGACCCAGGGTCGTCGCCAGGTCGCTGCGGGATGCGCTCGAGGCCGACACGATCATCCTTGAGGTCCCGTTCGGGGAACATCGCGAGGTTGCGAAGGCCCTGCCAAGCTGGGAAGGCAAGACCGTCATCGACGCGACGAACGCATTTCCCGTCCCTGAAGAGCTGGACGGCCTCCCGTCCTCCGCCTTCGTCGCCAAGGCGTTCATCGGCGCCAAGCTCGTGAAAGGTTTCAATCACCTGATTGCGGCCACCCTGGCTGCCGATCCGATCGTCGAGGGCGGGCACCGGGTCGTCTTTCTGTCGAGCGACGACGAGGACGCGACCGCTCCCGTGGCGGCCTTGGCCAAACAACTCGGGTTCGCACCCGTCGAGCTGGGAAAGCTCAACGAGGGTGGCGCGCTGGTGCACGCACGCGGCCGCACTTGGGGCCAGCTCATCTTCCAGGATTTGTTCAAGAAGGAGCAGTAA